One genomic region from Phragmites australis chromosome 1, lpPhrAust1.1, whole genome shotgun sequence encodes:
- the LOC133926795 gene encoding uncharacterized protein LOC133926795 isoform X2, translated as MPLALAQLQDLRDRLSDRLRPWSRTAQFWVRAADIYTSYKVCQLRAGFVKDEEEREAMWEQQHELGAQKMYSLCSELGGLFLKAAQILGKPDLAPMAWVKRLVTLCDKAPATPFDVVRDVVEKQFRKNFDEIFEYFDVEPVGSASIAQVHRARLRLSKTDVAVKVQHPGAEHLMMVDIRNMQAFALFLQKYDINFDLYSATKEMEKQICYEFDFVREARAMDRIREFLRATNKKPPVVVPRVIPGMISREVLVMEFIEGTPIMNLGNEMAKRGIDPGGKIAAMAKQKILSDLTLAYGQMILKDGFFHADPHPGNILICKNTEVALLDYGQVKEMPEDLRLAYANLVIAMADDDFLRAEESFRELGIKTWTVADNELEELFQLSLRMFDTRLPPGVTVMSPFADDSSLHKVGVQV; from the exons ATGCCGCTCGCGCTCGCGCAGCTGCAGGACCTGAGGGACCGCCTCTCCGACCGCCTCCGCCCGTGGAGCCGCACAGCGCAGTTCTGGGTCCGCGCCGCCGACATCTACACCAGCTACAAG GTGTGCCAGCTGCGCGCGGGGTTCGtcaaggatgaggaggagcgggaggccaTGTGGGAGCAGCAGCACGAGCTTGGCGCGCAGAAGATGTACTCGCTCTGCTCCGAGCTCGGCGGACTCTTCCTCAAG GCTGCTCAAATTCTGGGTAAACCCGATTTGGCACCGATGGCTTGGGTGAAGAGACTTGTTACGCTGTGTGATAAGGCTCCAGCCACGCCATTTGATGTGGTTAGAGATGTGGTGGAGAAACAGTTCCGAAAGAACTTCGATGAGATATTTGAATACTTCGATGTCGAGCCTGTTGGATCTGCTTCTATTGCACAG GTGCATCGAGCAAGGCTCAGACTATCAAAGACAGACGTTGCTGTCAAG GTTCAACATCCGGGAGCTGAACATCTGATGATGGTTGATATCCGAAACATGCAAGCATTTGCCTTGTTTTTGCAGAAGTATGACATCAACTTTGATCTGTACTCTGCCACCAAAGAAATGGAGAAGCAG ATATGCTATGAGTTTGACTTTGTGCGCGAAGCGAGGGCAATGGATAGAATACGAGAATTTTTACGTGCCACCAATAAGAAACCTCCAGTTGTGGTGCCCCGTGTGATTCCTGGAATGATTAGCAG GGAGGTTCTGGTAATGGAATTCATTGAAGGGACCCCAATAATGAATCTTGGCAATGAAATGGCTAAAAGGGGCATAGATCCTGGTGGTAAGATTGCAGCAATGGCAAAGCA GAAGATTTTATCAGATCTTACACTTGCCTATGGCCAAATGATCTTGAAGGATGGTTTTTTCCATGCAGATCCACATCCAGGAAACATCCTTATCTGTAAGAACACAGAG GTGGCTTTACTTGATTATGGACAAGTGAAAGAAATGCCAGAAGATTTACGACTTGCTTATGCAAATCTTGTAATTGCAATGGCTGATGATGACTTTTTGAGGGCTGAAGAAAGTTTCAG GGAGCTCGGTATCAAAACATGGACTGTAGCTGATAATGAGCTAGAAGAACTATTTCAATTATCTCTGCGAATGTTCGATACACGATTACCACCTGGAGTAACTGTTATGTCACCCTTTGCCGATGATTCTTCACTTCATAAAGTTGGAGTGCAGGTATAA
- the LOC133926795 gene encoding uncharacterized protein LOC133926795 isoform X1, translated as MPLALAQLQDLRDRLSDRLRPWSRTAQFWVRAADIYTSYKVCQLRAGFVKDEEEREAMWEQQHELGAQKMYSLCSELGGLFLKAAQILGKPDLAPMAWVKRLVTLCDKAPATPFDVVRDVVEKQFRKNFDEIFEYFDVEPVGSASIAQVHRARLRLSKTDVAVKVQHPGAEHLMMVDIRNMQAFALFLQKYDINFDLYSATKEMEKQICYEFDFVREARAMDRIREFLRATNKKPPVVVPRVIPGMISREVLVMEFIEGTPIMNLGNEMAKRGIDPGGKIAAMAKQKILSDLTLAYGQMILKDGFFHADPHPGNILICKNTEVALLDYGQVKEMPEDLRLAYANLVIAMADDDFLRAEESFRELGIKTWTVADNELEELFQLSLRMFDTRLPPGVTVMSPFADDSSLHKVGVQSFPEELFSVLRTIQLLRGLTVGMGLSFSCAQQWRPIAEEALLKAGRLRAAKSRKQKISFLRRLF; from the exons ATGCCGCTCGCGCTCGCGCAGCTGCAGGACCTGAGGGACCGCCTCTCCGACCGCCTCCGCCCGTGGAGCCGCACAGCGCAGTTCTGGGTCCGCGCCGCCGACATCTACACCAGCTACAAG GTGTGCCAGCTGCGCGCGGGGTTCGtcaaggatgaggaggagcgggaggccaTGTGGGAGCAGCAGCACGAGCTTGGCGCGCAGAAGATGTACTCGCTCTGCTCCGAGCTCGGCGGACTCTTCCTCAAG GCTGCTCAAATTCTGGGTAAACCCGATTTGGCACCGATGGCTTGGGTGAAGAGACTTGTTACGCTGTGTGATAAGGCTCCAGCCACGCCATTTGATGTGGTTAGAGATGTGGTGGAGAAACAGTTCCGAAAGAACTTCGATGAGATATTTGAATACTTCGATGTCGAGCCTGTTGGATCTGCTTCTATTGCACAG GTGCATCGAGCAAGGCTCAGACTATCAAAGACAGACGTTGCTGTCAAG GTTCAACATCCGGGAGCTGAACATCTGATGATGGTTGATATCCGAAACATGCAAGCATTTGCCTTGTTTTTGCAGAAGTATGACATCAACTTTGATCTGTACTCTGCCACCAAAGAAATGGAGAAGCAG ATATGCTATGAGTTTGACTTTGTGCGCGAAGCGAGGGCAATGGATAGAATACGAGAATTTTTACGTGCCACCAATAAGAAACCTCCAGTTGTGGTGCCCCGTGTGATTCCTGGAATGATTAGCAG GGAGGTTCTGGTAATGGAATTCATTGAAGGGACCCCAATAATGAATCTTGGCAATGAAATGGCTAAAAGGGGCATAGATCCTGGTGGTAAGATTGCAGCAATGGCAAAGCA GAAGATTTTATCAGATCTTACACTTGCCTATGGCCAAATGATCTTGAAGGATGGTTTTTTCCATGCAGATCCACATCCAGGAAACATCCTTATCTGTAAGAACACAGAG GTGGCTTTACTTGATTATGGACAAGTGAAAGAAATGCCAGAAGATTTACGACTTGCTTATGCAAATCTTGTAATTGCAATGGCTGATGATGACTTTTTGAGGGCTGAAGAAAGTTTCAG GGAGCTCGGTATCAAAACATGGACTGTAGCTGATAATGAGCTAGAAGAACTATTTCAATTATCTCTGCGAATGTTCGATACACGATTACCACCTGGAGTAACTGTTATGTCACCCTTTGCCGATGATTCTTCACTTCATAAAGTTGGAGTGCAG AGCTTCCCAGAAGAGCTGTTTTCAGTGCTTCGAACAATACAACTTTTGCGTGGGCTTACTGTAGGGATGGGCCTTAGTTTCTCATGTGCTCAGCAATGGAGACCAATTGCTGAGGAAGCTTTGTTAAAAGCTGGGAGATTAAGAG CTGCAAAATCAAGAAAGCAAAAGATAAGTTTTCTCAGGAGACTATTTTGA